A region of Bacillus rossius redtenbacheri isolate Brsri chromosome 2, Brsri_v3, whole genome shotgun sequence DNA encodes the following proteins:
- the LOC134528989 gene encoding ribosome-binding protein 1-like: MELERGRQTRPGEARRGQTRPDEARRGQAKPDEARRGQTRPDEARRGQTRPDVARRGQTRPGEAIRGQARPDEARRGKTRPDEARRGQTRPDEARRGHTRPDEARRGQARPGEARRGQARPYEARRGQTRPGEARRSQTRPDEARRGQARPGEARRGQTRPGEARRGQTRPDEARRSHTRPDKARRGQARADEARRGQRRPGEARRGQARPYEARRGQTRPDEARRGQARPGEAIRGQTRPDEARRGQTRPDEARRGQTRPDEARRGHTRPYEARRGQTRPGEARRGKTRPDEARRGQARPDEARRGQTRPGEARRGQARPDEARRGQTRPDEARRGQTRPDEARRGQTRPDEARRGQTRPDGPDEARRGQARPYEARRGQTRPDEARRGHTRPDEARRGQARPDEARRGQTRPGEARRGQTRPDEARRGQTRPGEARRGQTRPDEARRGQARPDEARRGQARPYEARRGQTRPDEARRGVTCPVPAT; encoded by the exons ATGGAGCTGgagcgtg GGCGCCAGACGAGGCCAGGCGAGGCCAGGCGAGGCCAGACGAGGCCAGACGAGGCCAGACGAGGCCAGGCGAAGCCAGACGAGGCCAGACGAGGCCAGACGAGGCCAGACGAGGCCAGACGAGGCCAGACGAGGCCAGACGTGGCCAGGCGAGGCCAGACGAGGCCAGGCGAGGCCATACGAGGCCAGGCGAGGCCAGACGAGGCCAGACGAGGCAAGACGAGGCCAGACGAGGCCAGGCGAGGCCAGACGAGGCCAGACGAGGCCAGGCGAGGCCATACGAGGCCAGACGAGGCCAGACGAGGCCAGGCGAGGCCAGGCGAGGCCAGACGAGGCCAGGCGAGGCCATACGAGGCCAGACGAGGCCAGACGAGGCCAGGCGAGGCCAGGCGAAGCCAGACGAGGCCAGACGAGGCCAGGCGAGGCCAGGCGAGGCCAGGCGAGGCTAGACGAGGCCAGACGAGGCCAGGCGAGGCCAGGCGAGGCCAGACGAGGCCAGACGAGGCCAGGCGAAGCCATACGAGGCCAGACAAGGCCAGACGAGGCCAGGCGAGGGCAGACGAGGCAAGACGAGGCCAGAGGAGGCCAGGCGAGGCCAGACGAGGCCAGGCGAGGCCATACGAGGCCAGACGAGGCCAGACGAGGCCAGACGAGGCCAGACGAGGCCAGGCGAGGCCAGGCGAGGCCATACGAGGCCAGACGAGGCCAGACGAGGCCAGGCGAGGCCAGACGAGGCCAGACGAGGCCAGGCGAGGCCAGACGAGGCCAGACGAGGCCAGGCGAGGCCATACGAGGCCATACGAGGCCAGACGAGGCCAGACGAGGCCAGGCGAGGCCAGACGAGGCAAGACGAGGCCAGACGAGGCCAGGCGAGGCCAGGCGAGGCCAGACGAGGCCAGACGAGGCCAGACGAGGCCAGGCGAGGCCAGGCGAGGCCAGGCGAGGCCAGACGAGGCAAGACGAGGCCAGACGAGGCCAGACGAGGCAAGACGAGGCCAGACGAGGCCAGACGAGGCCAGGCGAGGCCAGACGAGGCCAGACGAGGCCAGGCGAGGCCAGACGAGGCCAGACGGGCCAGACGAGGCCAGACGAGGCCAGGCGAGGCCATACGAGGCCAGGCGAGGCCAGACGAGGCCAGACGAGGCCAGGCGAGGCCATACGAGGCCAGACGAGGCCAGACGAGGCCAGGCGAGGCCAGACGAGGCCAGACGAGGCCAGACGAGGCCAGGCGAGGCCAGGCGAGGCCAGACGAGGCCAGACGAGGCCAGACGAGGCCAGACGAGGCCAGGCGAGGCCAGACGAGGCCAGACGAGGCCAGACGAGGCCAGACGAGGCCAGGCGAGGCCAGACGAGGCCAGACGAGGCCAGGCGAGGCCATACGAGGCCAGACGAGGCCAGACGAGGCCAGACGAGGCCAGACGAGGCGTCACATGTCCAGTTCCAGCGACGTGA